A portion of the Bacteroidota bacterium genome contains these proteins:
- a CDS encoding TPM domain-containing protein, which yields MKNIFTYLLLLLSSFLIAQNDNLPDKPSPPTLVTNLSKQFPDFISKDQQNALEQKLVRFSDSTSNQIAIIIADDLNGLEASDYAVRIGEKWGIGTAKNDNGIVLLIKPSENKNERDVFIAIGRGLEGRIPDITTKHIIENELIPNFKNGDYYQGLEDATNALMLAAKEEYNIHLKKKSNTSLSTIILIIIIVIIIASISNKFNGGAYSMGRRGGYYGNTWGGFGGGGFGGSSGGGGFGGFGGGSFGGGGAGGKW from the coding sequence TTGAAAAATATTTTCACATACCTACTCCTACTCCTATCTAGTTTTTTAATTGCACAAAATGACAATCTCCCAGATAAGCCATCTCCACCCACATTGGTTACAAACTTATCCAAACAGTTTCCTGATTTTATAAGTAAAGACCAACAAAATGCGCTGGAACAAAAACTAGTTCGTTTTAGCGATAGCACCTCAAATCAAATTGCCATAATTATTGCTGACGACCTGAATGGATTAGAAGCTTCTGATTATGCCGTTCGCATTGGCGAGAAATGGGGAATTGGAACAGCTAAAAATGATAACGGAATTGTCCTATTAATAAAGCCATCGGAAAACAAAAACGAACGAGATGTATTTATTGCAATAGGAAGAGGTCTCGAAGGTCGAATACCGGACATCACAACAAAACATATTATTGAAAACGAACTTATTCCTAATTTCAAAAATGGAGATTATTACCAAGGATTGGAGGATGCTACAAATGCTTTAATGCTAGCAGCCAAAGAGGAATACAACATTCACCTAAAAAAGAAAAGCAACACGTCACTAAGCACTATTATACTTATCATTATTATTGTAATTATTATTGCATCCATTTCTAACAAATTTAATGGAGGCGCATACTCAATGGGGCGCAGAGGTGGATACTACGGCAATACGTGGGGAGGATTTGGTGGCGGTGGATTTGGAGGAAGTTCAGGCGGTGGCGGTTTTGGAGGATTTGGGGGCGGAAGTTTTGGCGGTGGCGGTGCAGGTGGCAAATGGTAA
- the guaA gene encoding glutamine-hydrolyzing GMP synthase translates to MHQSIIIFDFGSQYTQLIARRIRELNIYCEIHPFTQIEKYIQSQNKTVKGYILSGSPFSVRDEASPKPDWEKLAEKAPVLGICYGAQLIAQTSGGEVLPSKIREYGRANLSKVNSSTALFKDITENTQVWMSHGDTISKAPSNAVVTASTSDIPVAGFELTDKKVFGIQFHPEVFHSTQGSTILKNFAVSVCKCDQSWTAFSFIEETITKLKLKLSDDPVIMALSGGVDSTVAAVLLQRTIGKNLYCIFVNNGLLRKNEYAEVLKAYEKMGLNIKGVDASEKFYSELKDVSDPETKRKIIGRLFIEVFDEEAKSLNSKLENKIKWLGQGTIYPDVIESVSVKGPSATIKSHHNVGGLPAKMNLQVVEPLSALFKDEVRAVGKELGISDTILGRHPFPGPGLAIRILGDITEEKVRLTQEADAIFIENLKESGLYKSVWQAGCILLPVKSVGVMGDERTYENVVALRAVTSTDGMTADWCHLPYDFLAKVSNEIINKTKGINRVVYDISSKPPATIEWE, encoded by the coding sequence ATGCACCAATCTATCATCATATTCGATTTTGGCTCTCAATATACACAGCTAATAGCAAGGCGTATAAGAGAATTAAACATTTACTGCGAAATACACCCTTTTACACAAATAGAAAAATATATACAATCGCAAAACAAAACTGTAAAAGGCTATATACTTTCAGGCAGCCCATTTTCTGTGAGAGATGAAGCATCACCCAAACCTGATTGGGAAAAGTTAGCAGAAAAAGCTCCTGTTTTAGGAATATGTTACGGAGCACAATTAATTGCACAAACATCGGGAGGAGAAGTATTGCCATCTAAAATAAGAGAGTACGGAAGAGCTAATCTATCTAAGGTAAACTCATCTACTGCTTTATTCAAAGACATAACGGAAAACACACAAGTGTGGATGAGCCATGGAGACACTATTTCCAAAGCTCCATCCAATGCTGTTGTAACCGCAAGTACATCTGACATTCCGGTTGCAGGTTTTGAATTAACTGATAAAAAAGTATTCGGAATACAATTTCACCCGGAAGTATTTCATTCTACACAAGGCTCCACAATTCTTAAAAACTTTGCTGTAAGTGTATGTAAATGCGACCAATCGTGGACAGCATTTTCTTTTATAGAAGAAACAATAACCAAACTTAAACTCAAACTGTCTGACGATCCTGTTATAATGGCTCTTTCCGGTGGCGTAGATTCAACGGTAGCGGCAGTATTATTACAGCGCACTATTGGAAAAAACTTATACTGTATTTTTGTAAACAATGGTTTACTTCGAAAAAATGAATACGCTGAAGTATTAAAAGCGTATGAAAAAATGGGGCTCAACATTAAAGGTGTAGATGCTTCCGAAAAATTTTATTCAGAACTAAAAGATGTAAGCGACCCCGAAACCAAAAGAAAAATAATTGGACGATTGTTTATCGAGGTGTTTGATGAGGAGGCAAAATCGTTAAATAGCAAATTAGAAAACAAAATAAAATGGCTTGGTCAAGGAACTATCTATCCTGATGTTATTGAATCTGTTTCGGTAAAAGGACCTTCTGCTACAATCAAATCACATCATAATGTAGGTGGATTGCCGGCAAAAATGAATCTACAAGTTGTGGAACCACTTAGCGCCTTATTTAAAGATGAAGTGCGTGCCGTAGGAAAAGAATTAGGAATAAGCGATACTATTCTTGGGCGTCATCCTTTTCCGGGCCCGGGTCTTGCGATCAGAATTTTAGGCGACATCACAGAAGAAAAGGTAAGATTAACTCAAGAAGCTGATGCAATATTTATTGAAAACCTAAAAGAAAGTGGTTTGTATAAAAGTGTGTGGCAAGCAGGCTGTATTTTACTTCCTGTAAAATCTGTTGGTGTAATGGGCGATGAAAGAACCTATGAAAATGTGGTTGCTCTAAGAGCGGTAACATCAACCGATGGAATGACAGCAGATTGGTGCCACCTACCGTATGACTTTTTAGCAAAAGTATCTAACGAAATAATAAATAAAACGAAAGGAATAAACAGAGTTGTGTACGACATAAGCTCTAAACCACCTGCTACCATTGAGTGGGAATAG
- a CDS encoding TPM domain-containing protein — protein MANAKNFFTKEQTNKIVEAIANAELDTSGEIRVHLEEYCDENVVAYSMRLFTSLKMHETEKRNGVLFYLAVKDKRFAIIGDDGIDKAVPPDFWESIKNHMLEKFKKNEFTEGLCEGIAMAGEKLKLYFPYHAEDKNELKNDISFN, from the coding sequence ATGGCAAACGCTAAAAATTTCTTTACAAAAGAACAAACCAATAAAATTGTAGAAGCTATTGCAAATGCGGAGCTTGACACATCCGGAGAAATACGAGTGCATCTAGAAGAATATTGTGATGAAAATGTAGTAGCATATAGTATGCGCCTTTTTACATCTCTAAAAATGCACGAAACAGAAAAACGTAATGGAGTGCTTTTTTATTTAGCTGTAAAAGATAAACGATTTGCGATTATTGGCGATGATGGAATAGACAAAGCGGTTCCTCCTGATTTTTGGGAATCAATAAAAAATCACATGTTAGAAAAATTCAAAAAAAATGAATTTACCGAAGGGCTGTGTGAAGGAATTGCCATGGCAGGAGAAAAATTAAAATTGTATTTCCCCTACCATGCCGAAGACAAAAACGAATTAAAAAATGACATATCGTTCAACTAA